From the genome of Medicago truncatula cultivar Jemalong A17 chromosome 2, MtrunA17r5.0-ANR, whole genome shotgun sequence:
AATGCTTTAGATGATGTTCCATCTTTGCATTAATCAATGTCCAAATCTTGGTAGGGAAGTTATAAAGTGAGATTTGGTAAAGTGCTACTAATCAGAAAAAATGGCGCCACCTACCTGGAATAGAACAAAATCGTTTCAAATAGTCTATGGCATTGGCCAATAGCTGCAATGCCAAAACGAGGTAACACTAGGGGTGGCTCTGAGGATGGGCGGGAGGGACGGTAGTTTAGGACACCATAATTTGAGGggaatcaaaattattatttttacttagtaGTTAGGACTacataggtttttttttcttttattgaggattatatagatatatttcttttaatttggtttgattagttatattgaaaatatatttttatagaattttgATTCTAAATgaacttttgcaacaaaaaatacaagaagaaaaatattagaatatttaaaaatcacaattttattaGGGCACCAAAAATCTTAGGATCAACTTTGGTAAAATTgtcttcaaatatatatatatatatatatatatatatatatatgtgtgtgtgtgtacataaaattttattgtaaaataaaatgggTGTCAAATTTTAAGACTATACAAAtgatatgtgattttttttgtgcccatttttttttttggctttcgcaccggtttccgacccaccaaaggtgAGCGATTAATCTgactcatgcgtagaggcatgcacaCTGGCCAAGTGTTGTTCCCCCTGATAATCAAACCCAGTATTCCCCAGGTACGTCCTTGGAATGAGCTCCTTGTCAATGCAAATACTTTTATAACAATGATGATTGAGCTGAATTAGTtaataaatttcaattaaaatgagTTGTTTGGAGTAATACTTATCAAGACTTTATTTACTTTCATCATGCCCTTTTTCATGTATTTGTTTTCTTACATAATAGATGAACAAAATGCTTTTTCCTAAAGTAATTATTAACTTTTAATGATAATTCTATACTATAAGCTATAAGTAGAACATTTACTTTCTTTAAACCTAAGCATGGACATTTTTTCTATATAGGGTTATATGATTTTCTTCAAgagttttcatttgttttagaaagaaaaaaaaattgataatgacGGGCATATACTTTAATCAAAATAGGACCATATGTGTCGTCTTAGAGAGGATATTaagatataatataaaatattgatgattaatatttttcttctttatacACATACTTCCAATGGAAGCCCCTATGTGTGGCCATTCGGTATAAAGCATAAAGCATGTGAAAAAgcatctaaaaaataaaaatatctttttaattGAATCCTTGtgcaaaataataaacatttgcatttgaaaaaaaatattaaaaacctAAAAGGATGAGTGTGGGCCCCCTCTGACTTCCACTTACTTATTCCAAAGACATAAACAAATCAAAAGTGAGATTTTTCCAATCAAATGAAGTATCCCTTCACTTACTCCTTCTACAATATTTCAATGATTccatcaaattaattttattttttttaaatttttcttgaaCTAAAAGGTAGTGCCAGCTCTATTCACAATATATAGCAACAAAAAATTAGTAAAGCAACTACTTTATTTTCTGCTAACAATACATGTTTATATAAAACAAACTTCACCTAACAATAACATTCTTTTTGTGTCATCACTGTAGATTATATAAATACTTCTCAAGCTTGGATCCAATGTAGTTGTTACAAGCCTGCAAAGTTCTTACATCAATATCGTCGTAAACATTGAGATATATTGATCCAATGACTTTGTAGCCGAACCTTCTTTTTGTGTCGTCGAAATACTTCAACTTAAATCTAATGAAGTTGATACACAAATGAAGCGGCTACGAAATTATTGAATCAGATACATATTGATTCAATAACTTTATCGCCGCCTAAAATATCTAAATATCTCTCTTCTCATGTTAAGTCTAAAAATGACaactttttttctattttaatcaaCTTTGTCATTCCTCTAATCCCACGCTTGCAAGCATAATACTTCAATTATTACAACTCCAAATGGTCCCAAATATTTCCCAAAACCCTGAATAATTCTGAATGTAGTTGGCCCATCAATGGCTATCTTTTTGAATTGTCacttccttttctttctctttcaacaAAAATTTCCCTTCTCCCCACTCTCTTTTTTTTCCATTTCCCTCATTAGAACTAACTAACTTTACATATTTAAGTGGGTTTCTTTGTCTACTTTCatgtttctctttcatttttttttcttatcattcCCAACTTGGCTAGGTTTGATAAGGTACATACATGCATGCCCTAGTTGAAGGATATTGGTTCCATGtcactatatttttttcatccattAATATTATCTTGATGTCCCTCCAAATGTTGGTGTCCAAAAATCAACTGTTGTTTCATGAGTCACTGGAAATGTGCTAGAAACTGGTACCAAACATAGTCCTCGACTTTTTAGATCTTGCTTTGTGCcctcacatttttttaatttaccagAATTCTGcatcaataaaattttaaagtgttACAAGACGTAAACttggaagaaaaacaaaatcaaccacTCATGAGGTCGCAATATTAATGTGTATTCCAATCATAATGAAaacaatgagaagaaaaaataattagtataacTAACTAGTAACTTAACATATCTTATATGCATTGTAAAGGactttgaagcttttgcaactGCAATTCTAATTGCATCAGTTGAATTTATTTCCATTAGAACAATGATGAGCGTCAATGCATGGGAATCAAATAATTCTATCTCTACCCTTAGAAGTTAGATTAGTATTCTTTCATATAAATGGGAATGTATGGTAATAAATATTACTATTcctatatatatgatattttatgaTACCTGTTGAATCTCTGATGGAGCTCCACTTTTCATGTATGGTGTGCTCAAAACctgttgataaaaatatattcattaaatgaattttatgtttttttgtgctaaatatgtttttaatctcaTAAAATGCCATCATATCAAGTTTAGCCATATTGCTATGCTAAAATTAGTGATTTCATAAATTAAGCATGCTGATAATAAATTTTGCTAAAATCACTAAATTAGGGTTTAAAccctgataaaaaaaattgtataaacaaaatttgattgATGGCATTTTATAAAGACTACTAGCAACATaatttaacccttaatttttttagctttcaaATTAAGAATTTACTAGTGGGTAAAAGGACTTACAGTAACCTGTTCATGgagaaatttaatatattcaatGGCTTCAGAAAGCACTGAGGCTGTATCAGTCTgacaaatataacaaatttttaaGCTTTTATcagtaaaaaaaacatcataataaaactatcatataattatttttttctccattATCATAGAAATTAAATTCACAAAGGAAATGATCAATgtatatatcattatattttgaATCCAAATACATACCTTTCCAAAAGGAGACACTAATTGTTGGAGTGCAGTGATTCTGTCTCCCATCTTTTCTTTTCTCACCTAAGAGGGAAAGAaagtagaaataaaatttttataaattcatatCCATGTTTATGGactcaaagaaaaaaattgaaaaagaaaaagaaatataaaaaggtTAAAGGTTTCCCTTATTGTTAAAAGGTCAGTTGCACTTATTGTACCTTAAAAGCTGGCAAAGTTGATGGGGTTTCGTTACGGGTCCTTTTGGGTGCTGGCTCACTCCCACTTTTCTTCACCACACTTACTTCAGATATATTCTGCACAAAAATTGTTactttatcaattaaaaaaactctAAACACCAGGTGAAATAAATACttcatttcattcatatgaTATTTATAGTATACTATATACATCATCAATATTATATTAGGTATAAATCccctaaaaatattatatatatatatatatatatatatatatatatatatatatatatatatatatatatatatattaggtaTAATGTTCATAAAAAGAAGTACATTGTTAGTGTGTTgtaatgaaataataataaataataataataatatcaaaacaGCTTTGATAAATATAACACATTAATGGAATTAATTACATTAATGTATAAATTAATGTATAAGTATGTTATAAATTATGTTATGTGGTATACAATATAGTAATAGTAATCGGAAGTCGTCGTCACAAGTCCTAGATCAACCGACAAAAATATCCATACTGCTAGGTCGGACGCCATGACTAGGGTTTAAACCCTGACTCCTCCAATTGTGTGTATGAGTTTTCAATGACTCTTGCCATTTCGTTTATCAAtcggaacaaaaaaaaagtaatcggAAGCCGATATTCAATTGCCAAGTTGAAGGACTCCAAAAGAATACTAACTAGAAGGTTTAGAATTCAAAGAATAATCAACTCATAAACTAACATTGTTCAAAAAGATAAGTAcaataatttggtaaaaaagaaGTAGAGTAATAGTGTAATACCTTTGAATGTGAATCAAAATTTGAAGGGGAAAATTGAGGTTGCAAAGAGGGGAAGAAAGTAGACCTAACATCCTTGACGGAATTAGGAGCCTCAGAAGCATTCCAAAAAGGGGTGTTGTTAGTAAAATGCAACTGGTTATTGGTTGGTTGTTTTGGAGGTGAAGTTCTCATAAAAAATTGAGGAACTTTATTATTAGACCAATTATTAGAAGCTGGCATAATATTCAACTCATTATTAGAGTTTAATCCATAGTTATTTGTTGGATATGGAAAAGTACTACTCATGGATCTGTTCTCAAATGAACCTTGTAAAATTGATGGAGTTCCATATAAAGTTGAAGAATCCATTTGAAAATTTGTTGGTAAACATTGGCTTGTAATAACATTACTATCTCCAGAACTatattgaggactaaactgatTTTGATCCAGAGAGAAATTATTTCTATTCACTTGTTGACACATCCCCATCACATTTTCTTGCTCAAAATTGTTCCTTGTTGAACTCAAATTTTCTTCCAATATTGACCTGAAACTGTTCTCTGTTCCCTTCTCACCTCTTCTATCACAATCAAACAAACACCACAAAAAGACACAAATTTTAGCTcatgaaaatttattaatttctaCTAAgttatctaaaaataaattgtttcctCTAAGTTGTGGAAAAATAAAGGGTTTTGAGGACTCCGTAACGGCATCCTCAATTTATTTACCGTGAGCATGGACCGCATTTTCTTGTATTTTACTATAATATAAAAGTTTGCAGTTCAATCGCAgccgcaatttaaaaccatttgAGTATGGTGATGCAACTACTGAATTTGCTAGactttgaaagataaaaaatttcTCTCGAAATTGAACGTTTCGATTATGAGAGAAAAATTTCTCTCTAAATCTAAGTACttgattttgagagaaatttTTTCGTTCTAAATTTAATTGTTCATACGGTTGCATCACCATACCGCAacgaaatagagagaaaatgaaaattaattttattttgtgggtgattttttttttctaccaaATTATTATATCAAGACTAATTGCACTTACATCAAAGATGGTTGATTCCAATCCAAGGTATGAGAAGAAAGACCTAAACCCATCATATGCAAGTTAGGGTCAGATGAAGTAGAAGAATCTTGAGGTTGTTGAAGTTTCTGATTATCATGAAAAACAACAGAAGAATTTTCCATGGAAGATCTTGGTTTTATTTCCACCATATCTGAATTTTGCCAAGCAAAATCAACTATGTTGTTGGTTATGGTAGATGAAGAAGATTGTGATGTTCCTCCACTTTGATTAAATCTCATATTTCTTGATGCTGTGTCCCACCAGTTTCCACTTGAATGATGAAATTGATCATCATCAGCCATAGTTTGATGAATTAATCAATACAATATACTCTATGTATATAGATAagctgattctgattctgatgtTGTTGTTTGGTTCAGCCTTCACTATCTATCTACATATATAAATTATGagaatatatatagtatatagttTATgagatatgataaaaaaaaatatagaaataacttTGGTTATTTATGTGAATGAATGAGTTAAGAGGGTTTGATAAAAATGAATGGAAAACGATTCTTAACTTCTCGTGTATTTATATTGGGAGGTGAAGTGAGAAAGACAATAAGAAGAATAAATGAAGCAATTTGTAACCGACTAACAGGAATATGGTTGACACTTTGATAATTCAAAGGGTCATTGATAAGACTTAGAAATTAAAAAGACttagaaattaaaatcaatttaggttcaattttatatatagacttttgttttgttttgttcctACTTTAGTTAATAAAGTTGTAGGTCTTCCAGCTGTTTGCTGTCTtagatttttcaataaaatttatatttttttgttttgttgaaaatgaCATATCCTTGAAAagtttaaatacaaaataaaatataattagttttttagagaataaaatataatagtaataatcccctcaaaataatattaataataagaagaagaaataatacTAATAGATAAGGAACTTTGTACAAGATTTCCACTTATTGTAAAAATtaatcttactttttttttcatccatCTGAATCATTGAAGTTGAGGCCTAGAATATCAGAgcattttgcttttttttttttttttttgtcatttccgTAGAAGTTGTATTAAAGATCTTGAAATGAAGAGCAATGTTCCTGGGATTGATCAGAGTTAACTTGTAACAGTTTACATTTTTAAGtgtcaaaatcatatttttttttaacaaaataaaatgaaatattaaaaacaacaatgattCACCCCGCACAAAACTTGCAAAGTGTAAACCAACCAAGAATATTTACAAAGTTAAAGTGACATAATTATGAAGGCACTAACAAAACAGGCAAAGTAGATTACACGTGAACACTCATACAAAGAAGCGGATGCTTCCACAATCATGATAACTATAGCTAAATGTCACATGTTTTGCTTTCAGCCATAAGAAAGAATTGAGTTTAACCTTGTCAATGATAATAGAAGGATTAGAAACCGCATTTTGGAATACACGcttgttcctttccttccatAAAACCCTAACAGAATCAAACCAAATAATTCACAGGAATAAATGAGTAGCTCTAGGTAAACCTGCCATATTAGTAAACTGTTGGAAATAATGTCGAAGCTCACCAGGTTGAATCGAAGAAATACATTACCAGAGCCACACCTGGGGCCAAAGTGAACTTAATATATTGCAATCCAAAAACAAATGTTTAGTTGTTTCCGAATACCCGCATCCAGAAACACACGCCATATTATCTGATTGAATGACACGCCGCCGCGCCAAGTTGTCTATAGTAGGCAGTATGTTACGAAGGTGACACCACACAAACAGAAACACCTTTGAAGGAATATGTTGTCAAAATCATGTTAACTCAGAGGTAAAATCGTTTTTTTACTGAAATCTGAATGTTTGACACGTTTGAGCGAGTCAACACGTGGTGAACTCAGTAAACTTAGGTAAAGTATACCTATTGACCTATTTACAATATTTATATTAACTTACATATGTCgtgtatataataaatttatggaaaatgctaacaagtgccctcaGGGAAATGGTTAAGGAACCAAATATAGTAattttgcattgaaacttgtgcattcaactcctcaaaagtttaaaaagtggtattttcaacttaaaattttctttttttggtttccttaaccattgccctaaaggcaccggttagcataaccctaaatttatataattttaattttaggtaaaacTCGTACGAATTTATGATTTTCATCTTCATGGAAACTTACTTTTCCTTATTAGGAAGTTGTATTCTCCTCCTTGGATATAGTCACTTTTAATCATATATACATTGAGAGAAGATACGAATGTATTGATTGATTGgctaaatttaatattattaatgtcgatttttttgaaaatgtggATTTCTCCTCCCCAGTTAGAATTTATTCTGCTTGCGGATACCTCTCAGATGTTTAGGCAAAGGATTTCttagtttgtttttcttgtccttttttccttttaataaaagaattatCTTATACAACCttttaatgtttatattttaactcTACttccaatgtttttttttaggtaatgCACTAAAATTTAACTCAATAAGTCCACATAAAGTGTGTAGTTCAATCCAAAAGGACAATACATACATTTAAAAACACACATGGAACCAATCTTGGGTTAATCCTAACCAGCATCACTAACAAGAGGTCTAGAGACTTATGGATGGACTGAACGTCAATACGAAATTCTGCTTATGGTGTTAATACAActaattttgtataaaaattcatgtttacaATGAAAGTGGAATCTCATTAACATAAGGTATACGAAAAAGGTCACTCCAAAATATAATCAGTCAGTAATATAGCTACAAAAACTACGGTCAACTGATATCTAAGCATAGCAATGGATCCGACCACCATCTCtgagaaacttttttttttttttttttacaaaactgaGAACTTTAAATATGTAACCGTATGAAAAGTAGTTCAAGATGTCAATCTTGATTGCAAGGTTGAAATGTATTGGACTcacattttaaaagaattttttttacaaaaaaaaataattgagaaaTGTTAGCGAatgcttttttgacattttttaagatctttaaatgataattttttttatttgtgtaattagtatattaaaaattgaaatatttgactttttgtgAAGCAATTTCTTCTTTTAGAATTCTTAAAGACCGCCCCGAAGACACTAGTCAACAAGACACAATAATTtacaaattaatgtttttttttttggtagtaaaAGAGGGCTTACGCCCAAAAACGAAAAAAACACTAATGAGTTACACGAATATTTCTAGGCACGCAAGCCCCAGAAAAGTCATAAAAAATGAGACTTAAGATCCCACTAGGAGGAGTCTCCATAACATGAATGTGAAAAGAGTCCAAAGAGAAGTTAAAATTAGCCATCCAATCAGCACTTCTATTTCCCTCCCGCCATGTATGATTGAAATGCACCTGCTAGTTCAACTTTAGAAGGTCTTGTATGCGGCGTATCAAGGTGGGTGAGTTCCCATTAATTTTAACTTTCCTTGTGATCATGTCAACCAAAGTTTTTGAGTCACTTTCCACTTGAAGATTGTGGAAAACTTGTCTCCAAGCAAGCTGCATTCCCAAGTACATTCCCTATACTTCAGCACAGAGAGTGTCACAAGTTCCAATTTTTGGCAAGTAGCCTTTAATCCATCTGCCATTTGAGTTTCGAAAGAGTCCCCAAAACCAGCAAGACCTAATGAATCTTTGTATGCTCCATCACATTTAAGTTTAACCCACCCCTTCTGAGGTCTTTTCCAACTAACGAAAATAGTGTTACGTTGGCGAATATTAAGGTTGGCGAACATTAAGAGGATGTTGGGTGTATTTATctatatcattattttattataattaaatgaaaaattatctTCAAATTAATGTTTAAATATGCAACCATATGAAAAGTAGTTCAAGATGTGTCAATCCTGAATGCAAGGTTGAAATGTATTGGACTGACATTTTAAAAGAAagtttttacataaaaatagtTGAGAAATGTTAACGTATACTTTCGGGACATTCTTTAAGacttttaaatgatattttttttttagtttgtgtaatcaatacattaaaaattgaaatatttgattttttatgaagCAATTTCTTCTTTTAGAATTCTTAAAGACCGCCCCAAAGACACTAGTAGTTAACAAGACAAAATAATTTACAAATTTCGACCGGCTATATATGCAAACGTTCATAATGATTGATAAGATATTTCAAAAgactttaataatattttttttttaatttggattttaaTTAATGGATTTATATCATTAGAATCTTAGACGACTATATATTTATGATATTTCAAATAAAtagcttaatttttatttgattttttaaaataaaaaaaaagtcaagaggaatgaaagaaacacaatatatcttacataaataacataaaataaaccATTTTCCACAATTTAGCtcagctcagttggtagggatattgtatattatatgcaggggccggggttcgaaccccagacactccacttctccacaatttaattgtatgagctctaaccactaagctacttgaccaaaaaaaaaaaaaaactattttcctatCGTAATCTGACTTGCCTTTGTAATTTTTATCCCGAGTATAAGTTGGATTATAAATTACCCAGATAGGATTAGAAATTCATTCCTTATTTATTATCatgatattttatcaatttaaaaatGTTGTTTATATGTTCATGATATCATGTTACGTCTCTATCCTATCATAACCATAAAGAGGCCTTAAAATGTATATGATCAAAAGAGTTTACGAATAGAAAGAAGAAGACGAATAAATTGTATCTATtaaatttgtcatttaaaagaaagagtatatataaccaagttgtttgggctccagtggcaaggagctatTTCCAAGGACGTATctggggaataccgggttcgatttccagggggaacaacacttggtcagtgcgcatgcctctatgCATGAGCCGGATTAATCGTGCACCATTGATGGGTCGGAAACGAGTGCgaatgccaaaaaaaaaaaaaaaagagtatattttaaatttcaaaaaacgTATGCTCAATTAAACTTCATAAATTTAGAAGACTTCAATGAACTCcttagattttaaaaaacaataaatgttaCAAGAGTGAATGAAAAATTTATAAGACTTCAATGAACTCCTtagaattttaacaaataatgaATGTTACAAGAGTGGACGAAAAtagatgataaaaaagaaaatactaacGAGTATTTTGAGACACTCTTTaagatttttaaataataatttttataaaaacatgtataatcaatacattgaaaattgaaatatttgacttatatgaaataatatcttattttaGAATCCTTACAAAATGAATCGGGGGCATTCCTTACCAAgatcttagggtgtgtttgtttcaagttataattgttgattcccgggaataaaatgatagaaatgtatatgtctatgtttggtataagtttactaaattttattcccgggtataaaatgttcctgggaatagaaaaaatttcccaaggaaaatggtgggaataaagttcccacggaatgggaataaattcataaataattttcctattataatctctatttttatggttcctaggaatattataaagctaaccaaacatatttttcttaaatttcttggaataaaattcctatcttatattccaaggaatgctATTCCTAAgaataaatttgaaacaaacacacccttaataaAAATTGGGTGGGATTATAATACTTATTAAGGAAACCAAAATTAGTATTCTTACATtaaattcaacaatattttgacttgttaaaaGAATACACAAACTTTAATAACAaattactactccctccgttcctttttaagtgtcacttttggagaaaaaatttgttcctatttaattgtcactttcaaagttcaatgcaacattaaatgttgttttaccaatattatccttagttatttactgtggaaagagaaatatataaaatgagatattaaatgaataaggtcattatagtaaaaatataacttattgcatcaaaaatagtataaattgttgattatcttggtttgtgtaaaatgtcgaaatgtgacaattaaaaaggaacggaggtagtatttaagatttttaaaaagaatcacGAGGATACTCCTTAATATTTTCCTTCGATTATTCACAATTTTCTCGCACTCAATAAAGCATAATTAAACTTCCGCAACTGCTTCACCCCCAGTAATTTTCCTATGATCCTCACTtccccccaattttttttactaaaaataaattcaatggAAGAAATTATATCTAACggagccttgaagaaggaaagagcatagacaggTAAAAAGGTCAAAAGAGACTTGAGAAGAATTAAACGACCACCAAAAGACAAAAACTGACTTTTCAAACCCTGACAATCTAGTCTTCATACTACGCACAATCGGCTCCCAAAAAGTCGATCGTTTAGGATCACCGTCTATAGAGATACCCATATGCACAAAAGGCACCTTCATAGGAGTCAGAAATGTTGACATTCACCAACATACTTTT
Proteins encoded in this window:
- the LOC11407905 gene encoding transcription factor bHLH123 isoform X3, which produces MADDDQFHHSSGNWWDTASRNMRFNQSGGTSQSSSSTITNNIVDFAWQNSDMVEIKPRSSMENSSVVFHDNQKLQQPQDSSTSSDPNLHMMGLGLSSHTLDWNQPSLIRGEKGTENSFRSILEENLSSTRNNFEQENVMGMCQQVNRNNFSLDQNQFSPQYSSGDSNVITSQCLPTNFQMDSSTLYGTPSILQGSFENRSMSSTFPYPTNNYGLNSNNELNIMPASNNWSNNKVPQFFMRTSPPKQPTNNQLHFTNNTPFWNASEAPNSVKDVRSTFFPSLQPQFSPSNFDSHSKNISEVSVVKKSGSEPAPKRTRNETPSTLPAFKVRKEKMGDRITALQQLVSPFGKTDTASVLSEAIEYIKFLHEQVLSTPYMKSGAPSEIQQNSGKLKKCEGTKQDLKSRGLCLVPVSSTFPVTHETTVDFWTPTFGGTSR
- the LOC11407905 gene encoding transcription factor bHLH123 isoform X1; its protein translation is MADDDQFHHSSGNWWDTASRNMRFNQSGGTSQSSSSTITNNIVDFAWQNSDMVEIKPRSSMENSSVVFHDNQKLQQPQDSSTSSDPNLHMMGLGLSSHTLDWNQPSLIRGEKGTENSFRSILEENLSSTRNNFEQENVMGMCQQVNRNNFSLDQNQFSPQYSSGDSNVITSQCLPTNFQMDSSTLYGTPSILQGSFENRSMSSTFPYPTNNYGLNSNNELNIMPASNNWSNNKVPQFFMRTSPPKQPTNNQLHFTNNTPFWNASEAPNSVKDVRSTFFPSLQPQFSPSNFDSHSKNISEVSVVKKSGSEPAPKRTRNETPSTLPAFKVRKEKMGDRITALQQLVSPFGKTDTASVLSEAIEYIKFLHEQVTVLSTPYMKSGAPSEIQQNSGKLKKCEGTKQDLKSRGLCLVPVSSTFPVTHETTVDFWTPTFGGTSR
- the LOC11407905 gene encoding transcription factor bHLH123 isoform X2, with protein sequence MADDDQFHHSSGNWWDTASRNMRFNQSGGTSQSSSSTITNNIVDFAWQNSDMVEIKPRSSMENSSVVFHDNQKLQQPQDSSTSSDPNLHMMGLGLSSHTLDWNQPSLIGEKGTENSFRSILEENLSSTRNNFEQENVMGMCQQVNRNNFSLDQNQFSPQYSSGDSNVITSQCLPTNFQMDSSTLYGTPSILQGSFENRSMSSTFPYPTNNYGLNSNNELNIMPASNNWSNNKVPQFFMRTSPPKQPTNNQLHFTNNTPFWNASEAPNSVKDVRSTFFPSLQPQFSPSNFDSHSKNISEVSVVKKSGSEPAPKRTRNETPSTLPAFKVRKEKMGDRITALQQLVSPFGKTDTASVLSEAIEYIKFLHEQVTVLSTPYMKSGAPSEIQQNSGKLKKCEGTKQDLKSRGLCLVPVSSTFPVTHETTVDFWTPTFGGTSR